In Triticum aestivum cultivar Chinese Spring chromosome 5B, IWGSC CS RefSeq v2.1, whole genome shotgun sequence, the following proteins share a genomic window:
- the LOC123113560 gene encoding chaperone protein ClpB1 — MRGTYDPLLGARVVQRTDDVQGSVLHQLSLIWREIEPFIFLGAAVGLGWAAWKYYDRKAAMRTYGRHITGKGVGLVVGRDDEIDRVISILCRKTKNCAALVGHAGVGKTAIAEGLAQRIATGKVPAALAGARVVEIDLGTMVAGTCLRGMFEERMKSVIKQAENAGGKIILFIDEMHVIPGAGDSHGNTDASSLLKPALARGRIRCVGATTFDGYRNYIEKDPALERRFQKVHIEEPSTQATIGILRGLKQQFEQHHDLEIQDAALVAAVQLAARYITGRQFPDKAIDLIDEACTAKIKRAISENSLKGAAVEPNDVAQVVSQWTGIPVCALEQEEMDKLIHLADRLHERVIGQDEAVNVVAEAVVCSMTGLDHPGQPIGSFLFLGSTGVGKTELAKALAEQLFGSEKMLVRFDMSEYVGSGSILRLIGAPPSHDGYDDGGQLTEKVRNRPYSVILFDEVEKADPSVLNIFIQLLDDGVLTDGKGRTVDFKNTIIIMTSNLGAEHLTAGMAGEITMDAARDLLMKQVQKHFKPEFLNRLSEIVVFEPLLHDKLKEIVKIQMKSVIARVADKGISLFASDAALDVILSESYNPMYGARPIRRWLEKNVMTKLSQMLVKGEASEGSTITIDAADDRNKLRYKVTKKAELSSVICNTDIGGMAAVVSPIKRVVSLLARVALKHPDGPARKTL, encoded by the exons ATGAGAGGGACCTATGATCCACTGCTGGGGGCGCGGGTTGTGCAAAGAACTGATGATGTGCAAGGAAGTGTTCTCCATCAGCTATCTTTGATTTGGCGAGAGATCGAACCTTTCATCTTCCTTGGAGCAGCTGTTGGCTTGGGTTGGGCAGCATGGAAGTACTACGATCGTAAAGCGGCTATGCGCACCTACGGGCGCCACATCACCGGCAAGGGAGTCGGACTGGTTGTCGGCCgtgatgatgagatcgaccgcgTTATTTCCATCCTCTGCCGCAAGACCAAGAACTGCGCCGCGCTGGTTGGCCACGCGGGGGTTGGCAAGACTGCCATCGCCGAGGGGCTCGCACAGCGCATCGCTACCGGCAAGGTACCTGCTGCTCTTGCTGGGGCACGTGTCGTGGAGATCGACCTCGGGACCATGGTTGCTGGGACTTGTTTGCGCGGTATGTTTGAGGAGCGAATGAAGAGCGTGATAAAGCAGGCGGAGAATGCGGGCGGCAAGATAATTCTCTTCATCGATGAGATGCACGTGATTCCTGGTGCTGGTGATAGCCACGGAAATACAGACGCTTCCAGCTTGCTGAAGCCGGCTTTGGCCCGTGGTCGTATCCGCTGTGTAGGTGCGACGACTTTTGATGGTTACCGCAATTACATTGAGAAGGATCCTGCACTCGAGCGGCGATTCCAGAAGGTGCATATCGAGGAGCCAAGCACGCAGGCGACAATTGGCATTCTGCGGGGGCTAAAGCAGCAGTTCGAACAGCATCATGACTTGGAAATCCAAGATGCTGCTCTTGTTGCTGCTGTGCAGCTTGCTGCCCGCTACATCACTG GTCGTCAATTTCCGGATAAGGCTATTGATCTGATTGATGAGGCGTGCACTGCCAAAATAAAAAGGGCGATTTCTGAAAATTCATTGAAGGGAGCAGCTGTTGAACCAAATGATGTCGCACAA GTTGTGAGCCAATGGACTGGAATTCCTGTATGTGCACTTGAGCAAGAGGAGATGGATAAGTTAATCCACCTAGCGGACAGGCTTCATGAGCGAGTTATTGGCCAGGATGAAGCGGTAAATGTGGTTGCTGAAGCAGTGGTATGTTCTATGACTGGCCTTGATCATCCGGGCCAACCCATAGGATCTTTCCTCTTCTTGGGCTCAACTGGTGTTGGAAAGACAGAGCTTGCAAAAGCTCTTGCTGAGCAGCTATTTGGCAGCGAGAAGATGTTGGTTCGCTTTGACATGTCTGAATATGTTGGCAGTGGATCTATTTTGCGTCTCATTGGAGCACCCCCAag CCATGATGGCTATGATGACGGGGGGCAACTGACTGAGAAAGTTAGAAATCGCCCATACAGTGTCATCCTTTTCGATGAGGTGGAGAAGGCAGATCCCTCGGTGTTGAACATTTTTATTCAACTTCTTGATGATGGTGTGTTGACTGATGGCAAAGGACGGACGGTAGATTTCAAGAATACCATCATCATTATGACATCAAATCTAGGAGCAGAGCACCTCACAGCAGGAATGGCCGGAGAAATCACAATGGATGCGGCACGTGACCTTTTGATGAAACAG gttcagAAACACTTCAAACCTGAGTTCCTCAACAGGCTGAGTGAGATTGTGGTATTTGAGCCGCTTTTGCATGACAAACTGAAGGAGATTGTGAAAATCCAAATGAAGAGCGTCATTGCCAGGGTGGCTGACAAGGGCATCTCTCTTTTCGCAAGTGATGCTGCGTTGGATGTCATTTTATCGGAATCATACAACCCA ATGTATGGTGCAAGGCCCATAAGGAGATGGTTGGAGAAGAATGTGATGACTAAGCTGTCCCAAATGCTGGTTAAGGGTGAGGCCAGTGAAGGCTCGACAATCACCATTGATGCTGCGGACGACAGGAATAAGCTCAGGTATAAAGTAACGAAGAAGGCAGAGCTTTCCAGTGTCATCTGCAACACCGACATCGGTGGTATGGCTGCCGTGGTGAGTCCCATAAAAAGAGTTGTCTCTCTGTTAGCGAGGGTGGCCCTAAAGCATCCTGACGGGCCTGCGAGGAAGACCTTGTAA